From a region of the Candidatus Dependentiae bacterium genome:
- the rplM gene encoding 50S ribosomal protein L13 translates to MNKAFFLRKEDSNPQWRLIDAKGKVLGRLATEVSDILRGKDQPEYTAHTDCGDYVVIINAAHIVLTGNKLDGKVYLTYSGYQGGQKSKTAREMMAKNPAKVIELAVKRMLPSHSKNPLSRQIFKKLKVYPQAEHPHKAQFAATV, encoded by the coding sequence ATGAACAAAGCATTTTTCCTTAGAAAAGAAGATTCAAACCCTCAATGGCGTTTAATCGATGCAAAAGGAAAAGTATTAGGCCGTTTGGCTACAGAAGTTTCAGACATTTTGCGCGGCAAAGACCAACCAGAATATACAGCGCATACAGATTGCGGTGACTATGTTGTTATAATCAATGCAGCTCACATAGTGCTTACAGGTAATAAGCTTGACGGTAAAGTATATCTTACATACAGCGGTTACCAAGGCGGTCAAAAAAGCAAAACAGCTCGTGAAATGATGGCAAAAAATCCAGCAAAAGTTATAGAGCTTGCTGTTAAAAGAATGCTTCCATCTCACTCAAAAAATCCATTAAGCCGTCAAATTTTTAAGAAATTAAAAGTTTATCCGCAAGCTGAGCATCCTCATAAAGCTCAATTTGCAGCAACCGTATAA
- a CDS encoding M24 family metallopeptidase: protein MFGDMVKIMADASSQDKSEKFRLRSKKLLELIAQEYPEKEGSVFLFAPFEGDCDTFLQESNFYYFSGLSEPAAVLSFDIYNGTSLYMPDFGDFRAKWVHSIDEISNQTISSFGIDQLKPLGGRIAGYSVDPYFSPDDYKNIIELFREMVAAKKTIFTLYPAHGKLSASVKMIIDRLSLFVPGLHLQIIDISPLVAKLRRKKDISEIENLYQAVEITNAAFQAASHVIEPGSSEAQVQAAMEYIFTENHSRKAYPAIVAGGKMATVLHYNTNKSTLQKGDLVLIDAGAMYNHYCADITRVFPVSGKFDKRQRAIYEIVLETQQRVVEKIRPGMWICNPQEQEASLQHIAMNFLKQKGYDQYFIHGIGHYLGLDVHDVGSRAEPLQDGDVITVEPGIYIPDQSIGIRIEDNYWVVKDSEPVCLSEEIPKTVSEIEQMVKQRFGK from the coding sequence ATGTTTGGAGATATGGTCAAAATTATGGCTGATGCAAGCAGCCAAGATAAATCTGAAAAGTTTAGATTGCGTAGTAAAAAATTATTAGAGCTTATAGCTCAAGAGTATCCAGAAAAAGAAGGATCAGTCTTTTTGTTTGCTCCTTTTGAAGGGGATTGTGATACTTTTTTACAAGAAAGTAATTTTTATTATTTTTCTGGTCTGTCTGAGCCTGCGGCGGTTCTTTCTTTTGATATTTATAATGGAACTAGTTTGTACATGCCAGACTTTGGCGATTTTCGCGCAAAATGGGTACATAGTATTGATGAGATCAGCAATCAAACAATATCAAGCTTTGGGATAGATCAATTAAAGCCACTTGGAGGTCGGATTGCTGGCTACAGCGTTGATCCGTATTTTTCACCTGATGACTATAAAAACATTATTGAGCTGTTTCGTGAAATGGTTGCAGCTAAAAAAACTATTTTTACGCTATATCCTGCGCATGGTAAATTAAGCGCATCGGTTAAAATGATTATTGACCGATTAAGCTTGTTTGTTCCCGGATTGCATTTGCAGATAATTGATATTTCGCCTTTAGTTGCAAAGCTTAGACGGAAAAAAGATATTTCTGAGATAGAAAATCTGTATCAAGCAGTTGAAATTACAAATGCGGCTTTTCAAGCTGCTTCGCATGTGATTGAGCCTGGGTCATCAGAGGCACAAGTTCAAGCGGCGATGGAATATATATTTACTGAAAATCATTCACGCAAGGCTTATCCAGCAATTGTTGCTGGTGGTAAAATGGCTACTGTTTTGCATTATAATACCAATAAATCAACTCTTCAAAAAGGCGATCTTGTTTTGATTGATGCAGGCGCTATGTATAATCATTATTGCGCAGACATTACAAGAGTCTTTCCTGTTTCTGGAAAGTTTGATAAGCGCCAGAGGGCTATATATGAAATCGTTCTAGAGACTCAGCAGCGAGTAGTTGAAAAGATTCGCCCAGGGATGTGGATTTGTAATCCGCAAGAACAAGAAGCTTCGTTGCAGCACATCGCTATGAATTTTTTAAAGCAAAAGGGATATGATCAATATTTTATTCATGGAATTGGGCATTATTTGGGGCTTGATGTTCACGATGTTGGTTCCAGGGCTGAGCCGTTGCAAGATGGTGATGTTATAACGGTTGAGCCAGGTATTTATATTCCTGATCAATCGATTGGTATTAGAATTGAAGATAATTATTGGGTTGTTAAAGACAGCGAACCTGTTTGCTTAAGTGAAGAAATTCCAAAGACGGTGTCTGAAATTGAGCAGATGGTAAAGCAGCGATTTGGAAAATAA
- the recR gene encoding recombination mediator RecR, whose protein sequence is MIDKLPTIKKLMRHLQQVPFLASKNMYRVTSYFLTLDDERINQFCRALQEAKAKIVLCEICFVWQEKNEQCSFCFDKSRDSSIICVVETWHELLVIERTETFRGLYHVLGGVISPLEGIGPKDLHIEELICRVDGRVKELVFAMNQTPEGEATVAFIARKLHGNPVKISCLAKGIPIGSNLEFVDQLTVGKALTDRKPF, encoded by the coding sequence GTGATTGACAAATTACCAACAATAAAAAAATTGATGAGGCACCTGCAACAGGTGCCTTTTCTTGCGTCAAAAAATATGTACAGAGTGACGTCCTACTTTTTAACTCTTGATGATGAGCGGATTAATCAATTTTGTAGGGCTCTTCAAGAGGCAAAGGCAAAAATAGTACTTTGCGAAATTTGCTTTGTTTGGCAAGAAAAAAATGAGCAGTGCTCTTTTTGTTTTGATAAAAGCAGAGACTCTTCAATAATTTGTGTGGTGGAAACATGGCATGAACTTTTGGTGATTGAGCGTACAGAGACATTTAGAGGGCTTTACCATGTCCTTGGTGGGGTTATTTCTCCTCTTGAGGGTATTGGGCCGAAAGATCTTCATATCGAAGAGTTGATTTGTCGGGTAGATGGTCGCGTAAAAGAACTTGTGTTTGCAATGAATCAAACACCAGAGGGTGAGGCAACTGTGGCATTTATTGCTCGCAAGCTGCATGGCAATCCGGTCAAAATTTCTTGTCTTGCCAAAGGAATTCCTATTGGTTCAAATTTAGAGTTCGTAGATCAGCTTACGGTTGGAAAAGCATTAACTGATCGTAAGCCTTTTTAA
- the yidC gene encoding membrane protein insertase YidC, whose protein sequence is MNFAEVMHQALFSVTHFFDGVLFNGFIDIAYQAVMYTVMFFVFNAFFNTYVFKNRENQWPSLTRIFSTIFGFILYIMILRYFLIGVPAQTSTESITQAPKITLTSGQTFSAPEMEKIQKPLNIDIDFVQDECCEPVMTEVKTQLGTYRFSSHGAVLESMEFAWQDDSKQVVMLPEHSDCFLIGLSGQTPMKYDFVKKYDLCDLEAVAVEYVARHNHGTILKTFVVHKNTYQIDVKVSFEGRSKSIDGDQVRLFFYMPLLVDEFKGIVNSPTSSEKISLQTVSLDKSDVFKQFWFEPKAFGFSQKFLSQVCFSSSPDAIIRAYFKKLGDKKYQAILESKVLTKDSELSWSFYMGPKTAVCMKSVDSSLSGLVEYGWLNPISKPLFSLLVFLKKECGSYGIAIILLAILLKLLLLPFTLKGEKSLKQQAEFEKKRAYLQQKFKNDKAGLDQATAELLQKHGMPMLSGCLPMLLNIPVFIALNKVLTSSIELHGASFLWIPDLSAADPYYILSGLMFIGMILTPAVNQGPRQLASKFGFGLLVSAFTSYLASGLALYIALNTIFGVVQSYVIRSIGSLSKRFA, encoded by the coding sequence ATGAATTTTGCAGAAGTAATGCATCAAGCATTGTTTTCGGTTACTCATTTTTTTGACGGAGTTTTGTTTAATGGTTTTATAGATATTGCTTATCAGGCAGTAATGTACACCGTTATGTTCTTTGTTTTCAATGCTTTTTTTAATACATATGTTTTTAAAAATCGCGAAAATCAATGGCCTTCTTTGACAAGAATTTTTAGTACGATTTTTGGATTTATTTTATACATTATGATTTTGCGATATTTTCTCATTGGCGTGCCAGCTCAAACATCGACAGAGTCGATTACGCAAGCTCCAAAGATAACTCTTACGTCTGGGCAAACTTTTTCTGCGCCAGAGATGGAAAAAATTCAAAAGCCTTTAAACATTGATATTGATTTTGTTCAAGATGAGTGCTGTGAGCCTGTGATGACAGAGGTTAAAACGCAGCTTGGCACATATCGTTTCTCTTCTCATGGTGCTGTGCTCGAGTCTATGGAGTTTGCATGGCAAGATGATAGCAAGCAAGTAGTTATGCTTCCTGAGCATTCTGACTGTTTTCTAATTGGCCTGAGTGGACAAACTCCGATGAAATATGATTTTGTCAAAAAGTATGATCTGTGCGATTTGGAAGCTGTTGCTGTTGAATATGTAGCTCGTCATAATCATGGAACAATCCTTAAAACATTTGTGGTGCATAAAAACACATATCAAATTGATGTAAAAGTATCATTTGAAGGAAGATCAAAATCTATTGATGGTGATCAGGTTAGATTGTTTTTCTACATGCCTCTTTTGGTGGATGAATTTAAAGGGATCGTTAATTCTCCTACAAGCAGTGAAAAGATTTCCTTGCAAACCGTTTCACTTGATAAATCTGATGTATTTAAGCAATTTTGGTTTGAGCCAAAAGCCTTTGGATTCTCTCAAAAGTTTTTATCTCAAGTTTGCTTTTCAAGCTCACCAGATGCAATAATTCGTGCATATTTTAAAAAATTAGGTGATAAAAAGTATCAAGCTATTTTAGAGTCTAAAGTGTTAACTAAAGATTCTGAGCTTTCATGGTCGTTTTATATGGGGCCAAAAACAGCAGTTTGTATGAAATCGGTTGATTCTAGCCTATCTGGGCTGGTTGAGTATGGATGGTTAAATCCAATTTCAAAGCCGCTCTTTAGCTTGCTTGTTTTTCTAAAAAAAGAGTGTGGAAGTTATGGGATAGCAATTATCTTGCTTGCGATATTGTTAAAGCTCCTTCTTTTGCCATTTACCTTAAAAGGTGAAAAAAGCTTAAAACAACAAGCTGAATTTGAAAAAAAGAGAGCATATCTTCAGCAAAAGTTTAAAAATGATAAAGCTGGATTGGATCAAGCAACCGCAGAGCTTTTACAAAAACATGGCATGCCGATGCTTTCTGGTTGTTTGCCTATGCTTCTTAATATCCCTGTTTTTATTGCTTTAAATAAGGTTTTAACAAGTTCCATAGAGCTTCATGGCGCATCTTTTCTATGGATACCTGATCTTTCTGCGGCAGACCCATATTATATTTTATCTGGCTTGATGTTTATTGGAATGATATTAACTCCTGCTGTAAACCAAGGACCAAGGCAGTTGGCATCTAAATTTGGATTTGGTCTTTTGGTAAGTGCGTTTACTTCGTATCTCGCTTCAGGATTAGCTCTTTATATAGCTTTAAATACTATTTTTGGTGTTGTGCAAAGCTATGTGATTCGAAGCATTGGTTCTTTGTCTAAAAGGTTTGCGTAG
- a CDS encoding MerR family transcriptional regulator, translating into MKMSKRQYRIGELAKSLNIEKFVIRFWEKELEIKPQRSQGGQRFYQEKDLQTFLAVKDLLYHKKYTLAGAKKELSNMKKTRSVIPTQTVKESQEPCTCKEQLNVLKAELLKIKQAL; encoded by the coding sequence ATGAAAATGTCCAAACGACAGTATCGAATTGGTGAGCTGGCAAAATCTCTTAATATTGAAAAGTTTGTTATCAGGTTCTGGGAAAAAGAACTTGAAATCAAACCACAAAGATCTCAAGGCGGGCAAAGGTTTTACCAAGAAAAAGACCTTCAAACATTTTTAGCGGTAAAAGATCTTTTATACCACAAAAAATACACTCTTGCTGGAGCAAAAAAAGAATTATCTAACATGAAAAAAACACGCTCTGTTATTCCTACGCAAACAGTGAAAGAAAGCCAAGAGCCTTGTACATGCAAAGAACAGCTAAACGTGCTCAAAGCTGAACTCTTAAAAATTAAACAAGCTCTTTAG
- the murC gene encoding UDP-N-acetylmuramate--L-alanine ligase has translation MYNKNMHIHFMGIGGIGMSGIAKILILQGYRVSGCDSLVDQETIKDLIKLGCTIAPHHKHDICLDSSIDTLVYSTDVLKTNYGTIPFEMQKAKDRNIPVILRATMLAEIMRPKHSIAIAGSHGKTTTSSLLSHLLLYAKLDPTIIVGGYIHSIKSNARHGKSDLLVAEADESDRSFLQLPKTFSIVTNINREHLDVYKDLEDIKQTFLQFLKQIPFYGKNVICLDDPGIQSIIPEITTPYITYGQHKNADMQIQNIKLLDDQSTFDLFDSLQNKHIGTVSISLPGIHNVLNATSVVVIGQILKIPLGTLQDALSSFTGVDRRFTYKGVARESKALIFDDYGHHPTEIYHTLQVARKKAKNRLVLIFQPQRFTRTKHLWNEFVELFSTSNIDQLIITDIYPASEQPIADISSQKLVEAIKLKNPNAAVFYYPLEDDGQEIINHLKNYLKKEDLVLLQGAGKVNKLTKALLS, from the coding sequence ATGTATAACAAAAACATGCATATTCATTTCATGGGCATTGGCGGCATTGGCATGAGCGGCATTGCAAAAATATTGATCTTACAAGGCTACCGCGTCTCAGGATGCGATAGCCTTGTGGACCAAGAAACGATAAAAGATTTAATCAAACTTGGCTGCACAATTGCTCCTCACCACAAACATGATATCTGCCTTGACAGCAGCATTGACACATTGGTTTACAGTACCGATGTTTTAAAAACAAATTATGGAACTATACCTTTTGAGATGCAAAAGGCTAAAGATCGAAACATTCCTGTTATTTTACGAGCAACAATGCTCGCAGAAATAATGAGACCAAAGCACTCAATTGCGATTGCCGGATCACACGGAAAAACAACAACCTCATCACTTTTATCTCACCTTTTATTATATGCAAAGCTAGATCCTACAATTATTGTTGGTGGATACATCCACTCTATTAAAAGCAACGCGCGCCATGGAAAAAGCGATCTGCTCGTTGCTGAGGCTGATGAAAGCGACCGATCTTTTTTGCAACTACCCAAAACATTCTCAATTGTGACCAACATCAATCGCGAACACCTAGATGTTTACAAGGACCTTGAAGACATCAAACAAACATTTCTTCAGTTTTTAAAACAAATTCCTTTTTATGGAAAAAACGTTATTTGCCTTGACGATCCAGGAATACAAAGCATTATCCCAGAGATTACAACCCCATACATTACCTATGGACAACACAAAAATGCTGATATGCAGATTCAAAACATTAAGCTTTTAGACGACCAATCAACATTTGACCTGTTCGACTCTCTTCAAAATAAACACATAGGAACTGTTTCTATATCTTTGCCAGGGATTCACAATGTTTTAAACGCAACATCCGTAGTCGTCATCGGGCAGATCTTAAAAATACCACTTGGGACGCTCCAGGATGCGCTCAGTTCGTTTACTGGGGTTGATCGCAGGTTTACCTACAAAGGAGTGGCTCGCGAGAGCAAGGCGTTAATTTTTGATGATTATGGACACCATCCGACTGAGATCTATCACACACTTCAAGTTGCTCGAAAAAAAGCTAAAAATCGCTTAGTCTTGATTTTTCAACCGCAACGATTTACCAGAACAAAGCACCTCTGGAATGAGTTTGTAGAACTTTTTTCAACAAGCAATATCGACCAATTAATAATTACCGATATTTATCCAGCAAGCGAACAGCCGATTGCTGACATTTCAAGCCAGAAACTGGTTGAAGCAATTAAATTAAAAAATCCAAACGCTGCTGTTTTTTATTATCCACTTGAAGACGATGGTCAAGAAATAATAAATCACCTAAAAAACTACCTAAAAAAAGAAGATCTAGTGCTGCTTCAAGGCGCTGGAAAAGTAAACAAATTAACTAAAGCTCTTTTATCCTAG
- the rplS gene encoding 50S ribosomal protein L19 — protein MKSKKINKETIQNLAVRETNFAKFSIGDVIEVSQWVLEGTTKRTQIFKGNVIAQNNNAGSSTFTIRKMSADGIAVEKIYPIYSPIIDSIKLVSKAKVRRAKLYYVRHKVGKAAAIKEKIVKKAPKVAAKVAAEVAA, from the coding sequence ATGAAATCTAAAAAAATAAACAAAGAAACTATTCAAAATCTTGCTGTGCGTGAAACAAACTTTGCAAAATTCAGCATTGGTGATGTTATTGAAGTTTCTCAATGGGTGCTTGAAGGCACAACAAAAAGAACTCAAATCTTTAAAGGTAACGTTATAGCTCAGAATAACAATGCTGGCTCTTCAACATTTACGATTCGTAAAATGAGTGCTGACGGAATTGCCGTTGAAAAGATTTATCCAATTTATTCTCCAATTATCGATTCGATTAAATTGGTATCAAAAGCAAAAGTTCGTCGTGCTAAATTGTACTACGTTCGTCACAAAGTAGGTAAAGCTGCTGCAATTAAAGAAAAAATTGTAAAAAAAGCGCCAAAAGTTGCAGCAAAAGTTGCGGCTGAAGTTGCTGCATAA